A region of Saccharococcus thermophilus DNA encodes the following proteins:
- the ilvE gene encoding branched-chain-amino-acid transaminase, whose amino-acid sequence MSEQWIFLNGEFVTKENAKISVYDHGFLYGDGVFEGIRVYSGNVFRLHEHIDRLYNSAKSILLTIPYTKEEIIDYIVETIRRNQYQDAYIRLVVSRGVGDLGLDPYNCKTPQVVIIAEPLALFPKQLYETGIEVVTVATRRNRSDVLSPKVKSLNYLNNILVKIEAHLANVSEALILNDQGYVAEGSGDNVFIIKDNVVYTPPGYVGALEGITRQAIIEIAQDLGYVVKEEPFTRHDVYVADEVFLTGTAAEVIAVVKVDGRVIGEGVPGPHTKRLLEEFRRRVVSEGVKVYPTNANVG is encoded by the coding sequence TTGAGTGAACAATGGATCTTTTTAAACGGCGAATTTGTGACAAAAGAAAACGCAAAAATTTCCGTATACGATCACGGCTTTTTATATGGCGACGGTGTATTTGAGGGCATTCGCGTCTATAGCGGCAACGTATTTCGATTGCATGAGCATATAGATCGCCTATACAATTCCGCTAAATCAATTTTACTCACCATTCCTTATACCAAAGAAGAAATAATCGATTATATTGTCGAAACGATACGAAGAAACCAATATCAAGATGCCTACATTCGCCTTGTTGTTTCACGCGGAGTCGGCGACTTAGGACTCGACCCGTATAATTGCAAAACACCGCAAGTAGTGATCATTGCCGAACCGTTAGCATTGTTCCCAAAACAATTATATGAAACAGGGATTGAAGTGGTGACGGTTGCAACGCGAAGAAACCGCTCAGATGTACTCAGTCCGAAAGTAAAATCGCTGAACTATTTGAACAACATCCTTGTCAAAATCGAAGCCCATCTTGCGAATGTAAGCGAAGCACTAATTTTAAACGATCAAGGGTATGTCGCCGAAGGTTCAGGAGATAACGTTTTTATCATTAAAGACAACGTCGTCTATACACCGCCTGGATATGTCGGGGCGCTCGAAGGAATTACACGCCAAGCGATTATCGAGATTGCCCAAGATCTTGGCTATGTCGTAAAAGAAGAGCCGTTTACGCGCCATGACGTTTATGTGGCTGATGAAGTCTTTTTAACCGGAACGGCCGCAGAAGTGATCGCTGTGGTGAAGGTTGATGGACGCGTCATCGGCGAAGGAGTACCAGGACCGCATACAAAGCGGCTGCTAGAAGAATTTAGACGTCGCGTTGTTTCCGAAGGGGTAAAAGTATATCCAACGAATGCGAATGTCGGGTAA
- the ilvN gene encoding acetolactate synthase small subunit produces MRRIITMTVNNRPGVLNRITGLFTKRHYNIESITVGHTEIEGISRMTFVVNVEDERTAEQIIKQLNKQIDVLKVNDITDQAIVARELALVKVSVTPALRQEIYTLIEPFRASVVDVSKDSLVIQVTGESEKVEALIELLRPYGIKEVARTGTTAFTRGSQKTAATYKTAFII; encoded by the coding sequence GTGCGGAGAATCATCACAATGACTGTCAATAATCGTCCTGGTGTTCTCAACCGCATTACCGGGTTATTTACAAAGCGGCATTATAACATTGAAAGCATTACGGTTGGCCATACAGAAATCGAAGGAATTTCCCGCATGACTTTTGTCGTCAATGTCGAAGATGAGCGGACGGCCGAGCAAATTATTAAGCAGCTGAATAAGCAAATTGATGTGCTCAAAGTCAACGATATTACCGACCAAGCGATCGTCGCGCGCGAGCTGGCGCTGGTGAAAGTATCGGTGACTCCTGCGCTTCGCCAAGAAATTTATACATTGATTGAACCGTTTCGCGCTTCAGTCGTTGACGTTAGTAAAGATAGCCTTGTGATTCAAGTTACAGGTGAGTCGGAAAAAGTCGAAGCGCTGATTGAACTGTTACGGCCTTATGGCATCAAAGAAGTGGCAAGAACTGGAACAACGGCGTTTACACGCGGCTCTCAAAAAACAGCCGCTACCTATAAAACTGCTTTCATTATCTAA
- the leuD gene encoding 3-isopropylmalate dehydratase small subunit gives MKPFTVHKGKVAGIDRANIDTDQIIPKQFLKRIERTGFGKFLFYDWRYIDGEKPNPDFELNRPENEGATILVANENFGCGSSREHAPWALQDYGFQAIIAPSFADIFYNNCLKNGLLPIRLEKEDVEYLLQESKKADYELTISLEEQRVYDDHGFVRTFAIDPYRKQLLLKGWDEIDLTFVYEPYIVEYERKHCPLP, from the coding sequence GTGAAGCCATTTACTGTTCATAAAGGGAAAGTAGCCGGCATCGACCGCGCCAATATTGATACAGACCAAATTATTCCGAAGCAATTTTTAAAACGAATCGAACGGACAGGATTTGGCAAGTTTCTCTTTTACGATTGGCGCTATATCGACGGGGAAAAACCCAATCCTGATTTTGAGCTAAACCGTCCGGAAAACGAAGGAGCTACGATTCTAGTCGCTAATGAAAACTTTGGCTGCGGTTCTTCGCGCGAACATGCGCCATGGGCGCTGCAAGATTACGGATTTCAGGCGATTATTGCCCCATCGTTTGCCGACATTTTTTATAACAACTGTTTAAAAAACGGGTTGCTGCCGATTCGATTAGAGAAAGAGGATGTGGAATATTTATTACAGGAGAGCAAAAAGGCGGATTACGAATTAACGATTTCGCTAGAAGAACAGCGGGTATACGACGATCATGGGTTTGTTCGGACGTTTGCTATTGATCCATACCGCAAACAGCTTCTATTAAAAGGCTGGGATGAGATCGATTTAACCTTCGTTTATGAGCCGTATATTGTTGAATATGAAAGAAAGCATTGTCCGCTGCCGTAA
- a CDS encoding 2-isopropylmalate synthase produces MRKINIFDTTLRDGEQSAGVNLNLQEKLEIARQLERLRVDIIEAGFPAASKGDFQAVKQIAETIKTCSVTGLSRLVQSDIDTAWEALKGGAEPRLHLFIATSPIHMIHKLRMTPEQVIEAAVESVKYAKRYFPIVQWSAEDACRSELPFLAKIVTEVIKAGATVINIPDTVGYITPKEYGNIFTFLRNNVPNIEKVSLSAHCHDDLGMAVVNSLSAIEHGATQVEGTINGIGERAGNAALEEIAVALYIRKDYYQAETRLNLQEIKRTSNLVSKLTGMVIPPNKAVVGKNAFAHESGIHQDGVLKEKTTYEIISPELVGVQSNSMVLGKHSGRHALRNRVEELGYTLSDEEINQLFVRFKELADKKKDITDDDLVALIFEEKFDHFKDFYQLSSIQVQYGTKQIPTAVVVLKDGQGNEIQEAATGAGSVEALYNTLERCFKTSVTLLDYRIESVGGGRDALAQVFVKVRVNDIETSGRGTAQDVLEASAKAYINAVNRVFMIETMRTENQKVAMQ; encoded by the coding sequence GTGCGAAAAATTAATATTTTCGATACGACATTGCGTGACGGTGAGCAGTCGGCTGGAGTGAATTTGAATTTGCAAGAAAAACTGGAGATCGCCCGCCAGCTTGAACGGCTTCGCGTTGACATCATTGAAGCGGGCTTTCCTGCCGCTTCAAAGGGGGATTTCCAAGCGGTCAAACAAATTGCGGAAACGATCAAAACATGCTCTGTCACCGGGCTTTCCCGCTTGGTACAGAGCGATATTGATACGGCGTGGGAAGCGTTAAAAGGCGGAGCGGAGCCGCGACTCCATCTCTTCATTGCCACATCTCCGATTCATATGATTCATAAATTGCGGATGACGCCGGAACAAGTCATTGAAGCGGCGGTAGAATCAGTCAAATATGCGAAACGCTATTTTCCGATTGTACAATGGTCGGCGGAAGACGCCTGCCGCAGTGAACTTCCGTTTTTGGCCAAGATTGTTACAGAAGTGATCAAAGCGGGGGCGACGGTCATTAATATCCCAGATACAGTAGGGTATATTACTCCGAAAGAATACGGAAATATTTTCACTTTTTTACGAAATAATGTTCCGAATATTGAAAAAGTATCTCTTTCAGCCCATTGCCATGATGATTTAGGAATGGCGGTCGTCAACTCTTTATCCGCTATTGAGCACGGGGCAACGCAAGTGGAAGGAACGATCAACGGAATCGGTGAACGGGCAGGAAACGCGGCGCTCGAGGAAATTGCGGTCGCGCTTTACATCCGCAAAGATTACTACCAGGCGGAAACACGTCTGAACCTGCAAGAGATTAAGCGGACGAGCAATTTAGTGAGCAAATTGACCGGCATGGTCATTCCGCCAAATAAAGCGGTCGTCGGCAAAAATGCGTTTGCCCACGAATCGGGAATCCATCAGGATGGCGTGCTAAAAGAAAAAACAACGTACGAAATTATTTCGCCGGAACTTGTCGGTGTTCAATCGAACTCGATGGTGCTTGGCAAACATTCCGGACGGCACGCATTGCGCAACCGTGTGGAAGAGCTCGGTTATACCTTGTCCGATGAAGAAATTAATCAATTGTTCGTACGCTTTAAAGAGCTTGCCGATAAGAAAAAGGACATTACCGATGATGATTTAGTCGCACTGATTTTTGAAGAAAAATTTGACCACTTTAAAGATTTTTATCAATTATCTTCGATTCAAGTCCAATATGGCACGAAGCAAATTCCGACTGCGGTGGTTGTGCTAAAAGACGGACAAGGAAACGAGATTCAAGAAGCGGCTACGGGAGCGGGCAGCGTCGAAGCATTGTATAACACGTTAGAACGCTGTTTTAAAACGTCGGTTACATTGCTTGACTATCGGATTGAATCGGTCGGCGGCGGACGCGATGCGCTTGCGCAGGTGTTTGTGAAAGTGCGGGTGAACGACATCGAAACAAGCGGACGTGGCACGGCTCAGGATGTGCTCGAAGCATCCGCAAAAGCCTATATTAACGCTGTTAACCGTGTATTTATGATTGAAACGATGCGTACGGAAAACCAAAAAGTCGCTATGCAATAA
- the ilvB gene encoding acetolactate synthase large subunit, whose translation MTRMKVEEKVKEKTKMSGALMLIEALKAEKVEVIFGYPGGAVLPLYDKLYQSGVFHVLTRHEQGAIHAAEGYARISGKPGVVIATSGPGATNIVTGLTDAMMDSLPLVVFTGQVATSVIGSDAFQEADVVGITMPITKHNYQVRDISELPKIIKEAFHIATTGRPGPVLIDIPKDITTAEGEFDYEEEVHLPGYQPTTQPNHLQIRRLVEAVSQSKKPVILAGAGVLHANAADELRQYAEQQNIPVVHTLLGLGGFPADHPLFLGMAGMHGTYTANMALYECDLLINIGARFDDRVTGNLKYFAPKATVAHIDIDPAEIGKNVPTKIPIVSDAKAALQELIQQQGKPADTSAWLSQLNEWKRRFPLYYEEDGQTIKPQKLVEMIYELTDGEAIITTDVGQHQMWAAQYYKFNKPHRWVTSGGLGTMGFGLPAAIGAQLADRNATVVSIVGDGGFQMTFQELSVIQELQLPIKVVIVNNQALGMVRQWQELFYEKRYSHSLIPNQPDFVKLAEAYNMPGFRAKTEAEAMEVLKKAFAIDGPVLLDFHVKADENVYPMVAPGKGLHEMVGVKACGESSQ comes from the coding sequence ATGACGAGGATGAAAGTAGAGGAAAAGGTAAAAGAAAAAACGAAAATGAGCGGGGCGCTGATGCTCATTGAAGCATTAAAGGCGGAAAAGGTAGAAGTGATTTTCGGATATCCGGGCGGCGCGGTGCTGCCGCTTTATGACAAATTATATCAATCGGGAGTATTCCATGTATTAACAAGACATGAGCAAGGAGCGATTCATGCGGCTGAAGGGTATGCGCGCATTTCCGGAAAGCCGGGGGTGGTGATTGCCACATCGGGGCCGGGAGCAACGAACATTGTGACAGGCTTAACAGACGCAATGATGGATTCGCTGCCGCTTGTCGTGTTTACCGGCCAGGTGGCAACCAGCGTCATTGGATCAGATGCGTTTCAAGAGGCGGATGTCGTCGGGATTACGATGCCAATCACGAAACATAATTACCAAGTGCGGGATATTAGCGAGCTCCCAAAAATTATTAAAGAGGCGTTCCACATTGCTACAACAGGAAGACCCGGCCCGGTGCTTATCGATATTCCAAAAGACATTACGACAGCGGAGGGAGAATTCGATTACGAAGAGGAAGTTCATTTGCCGGGCTATCAGCCGACAACCCAGCCGAACCACTTGCAAATCCGCCGTCTTGTCGAAGCGGTCAGCCAATCGAAAAAACCGGTTATTTTAGCGGGGGCGGGAGTACTGCACGCCAACGCCGCGGACGAATTGCGGCAATATGCGGAACAGCAAAACATCCCAGTTGTTCATACATTGCTAGGATTGGGCGGCTTCCCAGCCGATCATCCGTTGTTTTTAGGCATGGCTGGCATGCATGGAACCTATACAGCAAACATGGCGTTATATGAATGCGATTTGCTTATTAATATCGGAGCAAGATTCGATGATCGCGTAACAGGAAACTTGAAATACTTCGCGCCAAAGGCGACGGTGGCTCACATTGATATTGATCCGGCGGAAATCGGGAAAAACGTGCCGACAAAAATCCCGATCGTCAGCGATGCGAAAGCAGCTTTGCAAGAATTAATTCAGCAGCAAGGAAAGCCAGCGGACACAAGCGCATGGCTGAGCCAGTTAAATGAATGGAAACGGCGGTTTCCGCTTTATTACGAAGAAGACGGACAAACAATTAAACCGCAAAAACTAGTGGAAATGATTTATGAATTAACGGACGGGGAAGCCATTATTACTACCGACGTCGGCCAGCATCAAATGTGGGCGGCGCAATACTACAAGTTTAATAAACCGCATCGCTGGGTGACTTCCGGCGGGCTCGGAACGATGGGATTCGGCCTCCCAGCGGCGATCGGCGCTCAATTGGCGGATCGAAACGCTACGGTTGTTTCCATTGTCGGCGATGGCGGTTTTCAAATGACATTCCAAGAGTTATCGGTTATTCAAGAGCTGCAATTGCCAATTAAAGTGGTCATCGTCAATAATCAAGCGCTCGGCATGGTTCGCCAATGGCAGGAACTTTTTTACGAAAAACGATATTCTCATTCTCTCATTCCAAATCAGCCGGATTTCGTAAAACTAGCAGAGGCATACAATATGCCTGGCTTCCGAGCGAAAACGGAGGCGGAAGCAATGGAGGTACTGAAAAAAGCATTTGCGATCGACGGTCCGGTTTTACTTGATTTCCATGTGAAAGCGGATGAAAACGTCTATCCAATGGTCGCGCCTGGAAAAGGATTGCATGAAATGGTGGGGGTGAAAGCGTGCGGAGAATCATCACAATGA
- the leuB gene encoding 3-isopropylmalate dehydrogenase: MGNYRIAVLPGDGIGKEVTKGAVEVLKAIETRFGHHFEFAYGWIGGAAVDQKGTPLPEETLALCRKSDAVLLGAVGGPKWDQHPPHLRPEKGLLQIRKEMNLFANLRPVKFYDSLTDSSPLKQEVIQGVDFVIVRELTGGLYFGKPSGRMVENGEEKAVDTLLYKKEEIKRIVKVAFELARKRKKKVTSVDKANVLASSRMWREIAEEVAQEFPDVTLEHMLVDNAAMQLIRSPQQFDVVVTENMFGDILSDEASMLTGSLGMLPSASLSASGPSLYEPIHGSAPDIAGQNKANPIATILSAAMMLRLSFGLSKEAEAVEKAVQQVLAAGLRTADIAQKGQRAVSTDEMVNEIKATILDHQTISHIMAVYA; the protein is encoded by the coding sequence ATGGGAAATTATCGGATTGCCGTATTGCCGGGAGACGGAATCGGTAAAGAAGTAACAAAGGGAGCTGTTGAAGTTTTAAAGGCGATTGAAACTCGTTTTGGGCATCATTTTGAGTTTGCATATGGATGGATTGGTGGGGCTGCCGTTGACCAAAAAGGTACGCCGCTTCCAGAGGAAACGCTTGCTCTTTGCCGGAAAAGCGACGCGGTATTGCTCGGGGCAGTCGGCGGTCCGAAATGGGATCAACATCCTCCACATCTGCGTCCGGAAAAAGGATTATTGCAAATTCGCAAAGAGATGAATTTGTTTGCCAATTTGCGTCCCGTCAAATTTTACGATAGTTTAACGGATTCTTCGCCATTAAAACAGGAAGTCATTCAAGGAGTCGACTTCGTCATCGTCCGCGAATTGACTGGAGGGCTCTATTTCGGCAAGCCAAGCGGACGAATGGTCGAAAATGGAGAAGAAAAAGCAGTAGATACGCTTCTATATAAAAAGGAAGAAATTAAACGAATTGTGAAAGTAGCGTTTGAACTGGCGCGCAAACGGAAGAAGAAAGTGACATCGGTCGATAAAGCGAATGTGCTGGCGTCGAGCAGAATGTGGCGGGAGATTGCCGAAGAAGTAGCGCAAGAGTTTCCAGACGTCACGCTTGAGCATATGCTTGTCGACAATGCGGCCATGCAGCTGATCCGTTCTCCGCAGCAATTTGATGTGGTCGTGACGGAAAACATGTTTGGCGATATTTTAAGCGATGAGGCATCGATGCTGACCGGTTCGCTTGGCATGCTTCCGTCGGCAAGTTTGTCAGCTTCAGGACCGAGTTTGTATGAGCCGATTCATGGTTCTGCACCGGATATTGCCGGGCAAAATAAAGCAAATCCGATTGCGACCATTTTATCGGCCGCGATGATGCTCCGTCTTTCTTTCGGGCTTTCCAAAGAAGCGGAGGCGGTGGAAAAAGCGGTGCAGCAAGTATTGGCGGCGGGATTGCGGACGGCGGATATCGCGCAGAAAGGGCAACGAGCGGTTTCTACCGATGAAATGGTAAATGAAATTAAAGCGACAATTTTAGACCATCAAACGATTTCCCACATCATGGCTGTATACGCATAA
- the ilvC gene encoding ketol-acid reductoisomerase, with the protein MAKVYYNGDANEKYLQSKTVAIIGYGSQGHAHAQNLRDSGVNVVVGLRRGKSWEQAEKDGFAVYSVREAAKRADIVMVLLPDEKQPSVYKEEIEPELQPGNALVFAHGFNIHFSQIVPPEHVDVFLVAPKGPGHLVRRTYTEGAGVPALIAVHQDVTGEAKETALAYAKAIGATRAGVLETTFKEETETDLFGEQAVLCGGLTALIKAGFETLVEAGYQPEVAYFECLHEMKLIVDLLYEGGLAWMRHSISDTAQWGDFISGPRIINDAVKAEMKNVLHDIQTGKFAKGWILENQANRPEFNAINRRENEHLIEIVGRQLRSMMPFVKSKQKDVVVTSAKN; encoded by the coding sequence GTGGCAAAAGTTTACTATAACGGAGATGCAAATGAAAAATATTTACAATCAAAAACGGTGGCGATTATCGGCTATGGTTCGCAAGGCCACGCCCATGCACAAAACCTGCGTGACAGTGGAGTGAATGTAGTTGTCGGTCTTCGCCGAGGAAAGTCGTGGGAGCAGGCAGAAAAAGACGGCTTTGCCGTATATAGCGTCCGCGAAGCGGCAAAACGAGCAGATATTGTGATGGTGCTGCTGCCGGATGAAAAACAGCCAAGTGTGTACAAAGAAGAGATCGAACCAGAGCTTCAGCCGGGAAATGCGCTAGTCTTTGCGCACGGATTTAACATTCACTTTAGCCAAATTGTTCCTCCTGAACATGTTGATGTCTTTTTAGTCGCGCCGAAAGGTCCAGGACATTTAGTGCGCCGCACCTATACAGAAGGAGCAGGCGTGCCGGCATTAATTGCGGTACATCAAGATGTAACGGGAGAAGCAAAAGAAACGGCGCTCGCCTACGCAAAAGCAATCGGCGCGACAAGAGCGGGAGTTCTGGAAACAACGTTTAAAGAAGAAACAGAAACGGATTTGTTCGGTGAACAAGCGGTATTGTGCGGAGGATTAACCGCTCTCATTAAAGCCGGATTTGAAACGCTTGTTGAAGCAGGGTATCAGCCAGAAGTAGCCTACTTTGAATGTCTGCACGAAATGAAATTAATTGTCGATTTGCTCTACGAAGGCGGCCTTGCGTGGATGCGCCATTCGATTTCCGATACGGCGCAGTGGGGAGATTTCATTTCTGGGCCACGAATCATCAATGATGCGGTGAAAGCAGAAATGAAAAACGTTCTTCATGACATTCAAACAGGCAAATTCGCCAAAGGCTGGATTTTGGAAAATCAAGCGAACCGTCCAGAGTTTAACGCGATCAACCGGCGTGAAAACGAACACCTCATTGAAATTGTCGGACGCCAATTGCGCAGCATGATGCCGTTTGTCAAATCAAAACAGAAAGATGTGGTGGTCACGAGTGCGAAAAATTAA
- the leuC gene encoding 3-isopropylmalate dehydratase large subunit, which translates to MKPKTIIDKIWENHVVYREDGKPDLLYIDLHLVHEVTSPQAFEGLRQKGRKVRRPDLTFATMDHNVPTVNRFVIADEVARNQIAALERNCREFLIPLADLYSEEQGIVHVIGPELGLTQPGKTIVCGDSHTSTHGAFGALAFGIGTSEVEHVLATQTLWQHKPKTLQIRIDGKLGEGVTAKDVILAIIGRYGVGVGTGYIIEFTGEVIRNMSMEERMTICNMSIEAGARAGLVSPDETTFAYLRGRKYAPKGEEFEKAVERWRALATDEGAEYDKTIKIDASTIAPMVTWGTNPSMSTSVDGTVPYPEEFASETEQKAVRRALEYMGLKPGTPITEIPVQHVFIGSCTNSRISDLREAAKIVKGKKVAKGVRALVVPGSQQVKKQAEEEGLAQIFIDAGFEWRDSGCSACLGMNPDIIPEGEHCASTSNRNFEGRQGKGARTHLVSPAMAAAAAVYGHFVDVRKLEKEPVH; encoded by the coding sequence GTGAAGCCGAAAACGATTATTGATAAGATTTGGGAAAACCATGTCGTCTACCGGGAAGACGGAAAGCCGGATTTGCTTTATATCGACTTGCATTTAGTGCACGAAGTCACCTCTCCGCAGGCGTTTGAGGGATTGCGGCAAAAAGGGCGGAAAGTGCGCCGCCCTGATTTGACTTTCGCCACCATGGATCATAACGTTCCAACGGTGAATCGCTTTGTTATTGCCGATGAAGTGGCGAGAAATCAAATTGCCGCACTAGAACGCAACTGCCGCGAATTTTTGATTCCGCTTGCCGATTTGTATAGTGAAGAACAAGGAATTGTCCACGTCATCGGTCCGGAGCTTGGTTTGACACAGCCAGGCAAAACGATTGTTTGCGGGGACAGCCACACATCCACACATGGAGCGTTTGGGGCGCTCGCTTTCGGAATTGGAACGAGCGAAGTCGAACATGTGCTTGCCACACAGACGCTCTGGCAGCATAAGCCAAAAACGCTGCAAATCCGTATCGACGGAAAATTAGGTGAAGGGGTTACGGCAAAAGATGTTATTCTGGCGATTATCGGGCGTTATGGGGTTGGCGTCGGCACCGGATATATCATCGAATTTACCGGTGAAGTCATTCGCAATATGTCGATGGAAGAAAGAATGACGATTTGCAACATGTCGATTGAAGCGGGAGCGCGCGCCGGCCTAGTAAGTCCGGATGAAACGACATTCGCGTATTTGCGTGGCCGAAAATACGCACCGAAGGGGGAAGAGTTTGAAAAAGCGGTGGAACGCTGGCGCGCTTTGGCAACCGATGAAGGAGCCGAATACGATAAAACGATTAAAATAGATGCCTCCACGATTGCGCCAATGGTCACGTGGGGAACCAATCCGTCGATGAGCACCTCTGTCGATGGAACGGTGCCATATCCGGAAGAGTTTGCGAGCGAAACGGAACAAAAAGCCGTGCGCCGCGCGTTAGAATATATGGGGTTAAAGCCGGGGACCCCGATTACGGAAATTCCGGTGCAGCACGTTTTCATCGGTTCCTGTACGAACTCGCGCATCAGCGACTTGCGCGAAGCCGCAAAAATCGTGAAAGGGAAAAAAGTGGCGAAAGGAGTGCGCGCCCTCGTCGTGCCGGGATCGCAGCAAGTGAAAAAACAGGCGGAAGAAGAAGGATTGGCGCAAATTTTCATCGATGCGGGATTCGAATGGCGTGACTCCGGCTGCAGCGCCTGTTTAGGGATGAACCCGGATATTATTCCGGAAGGGGAGCATTGCGCTTCCACATCGAACCGAAACTTTGAAGGACGGCAAGGAAAAGGAGCAAGAACGCATTTAGTCAGCCCAGCGATGGCGGCGGCTGCAGCGGTTTACGGACATTTTGTCGATGTGCGCAAATTGGAGAAGGAACCGGTCCATTAA